Proteins co-encoded in one Calderihabitans maritimus genomic window:
- the urtB gene encoding urea ABC transporter permease subunit UrtB: MDVLLLQIFNSLSVSSILLLIALGLAITFGLMNVINMAHGELIMIGAYVTYVVQILFERYVPGSLDFYYLVAIPLSFLVSAFFGFLLERGLIRFLYGRPLDTLLATWGISLIFQQIARDIFGAPNVEVKTPSWLKGGVEVMSGLQLPLNRLFIIALAIVCLVGIYVYMYHSAAGCRMRAVMQNRAMASCLGIPAGKIDAYTFAIGSGLAGVAGCALCLLGPIGPSIGTYYIVDAFMVVVLGGVGKLIGTVAAAGVIGVLNTTFEFGSTATMGKVLALVMVIAFLHWKPSGLVSLKVRTLD, encoded by the coding sequence TCATAGCACTGGGGCTCGCCATAACGTTCGGCCTGATGAACGTAATCAACATGGCCCATGGTGAGTTAATTATGATTGGTGCCTACGTAACGTATGTAGTGCAAATACTTTTTGAAAGGTATGTCCCGGGAAGTTTGGATTTCTATTACCTAGTAGCTATTCCTTTATCATTTTTAGTATCTGCATTTTTCGGTTTTCTGCTGGAACGTGGTTTGATCCGCTTTCTTTATGGGCGACCGCTGGATACTTTGCTGGCTACCTGGGGGATTAGCCTGATTTTTCAGCAAATCGCTCGTGACATTTTCGGAGCACCTAATGTCGAGGTTAAAACACCCAGTTGGCTTAAAGGGGGTGTTGAGGTCATGAGCGGTTTGCAACTCCCTCTTAATAGGTTGTTTATTATTGCCCTTGCCATAGTATGTCTTGTAGGCATCTACGTCTATATGTATCATTCGGCTGCTGGTTGCAGGATGCGCGCGGTGATGCAGAACCGTGCCATGGCAAGTTGCTTAGGTATCCCAGCCGGTAAAATAGATGCTTACACATTTGCGATAGGTTCCGGTTTAGCGGGGGTAGCTGGTTGTGCTCTATGCCTTCTAGGGCCCATCGGGCCATCTATTGGAACATATTACATTGTCGATGCGTTCATGGTAGTTGTATTGGGTGGGGTTGGAAAATTAATCGGCACCGTTGCCGCAGCAGGAGTTATTGGTGTACTGAACACTACTTTTGAGTTTGGGAGTACGGCTACCATGGGCAAGGTACTGGCGCTTGTCATGGTAATAGCATTTTTACATTGGAAGCCATCAGGACTAGTATCCTTGAAAGTACGTACCCTTGATTAG
- the urtC gene encoding urea ABC transporter permease subunit UrtC: MVTVSKLRLDKEWLLFGLMIVVLLLAPTFLSDFRLSLLAKFLTYAIVAISLDLLWGYGGMLSLGQGVFFGLGAYSMAMYLKLMAAGSALPDFMVWSGLTELPWFWKPFHYAWFAIGASVIIPAMVAAIIGFVIFRSRIRGVYFSILTQALALVITILLVGQQPYTGGTNGITNFSTILGFSLSDTSTQTTLYFITVICLACVYILCRWLTGSRFGRILIAIRDAEARVRFCGYNTVMFKVFTFALSAGLAGLGGALFVPQVGIISPAMIGVVPSIEMVIWVAVGGRGTLIGAILGALIVNGAKSYLSESFPDAWLYLQGLLFIAVILLVSGGVMGIFKKLNKSQKITGSAIALAPSIGKSTQISRR, from the coding sequence ATGGTAACAGTGAGTAAATTGCGTTTGGATAAGGAATGGCTCCTTTTTGGATTGATGATAGTTGTTTTATTATTAGCTCCTACTTTTCTCTCTGATTTTCGATTAAGCCTACTAGCTAAATTTTTAACTTATGCTATTGTCGCCATCAGCTTAGACTTGCTGTGGGGTTATGGGGGAATGTTAAGTTTGGGGCAAGGTGTGTTTTTTGGGCTAGGAGCTTATTCTATGGCTATGTACCTTAAACTAATGGCAGCTGGCAGTGCGTTACCGGACTTTATGGTTTGGAGTGGTTTGACAGAACTTCCATGGTTCTGGAAACCGTTTCATTATGCTTGGTTTGCGATAGGAGCTTCGGTTATAATCCCAGCCATGGTTGCCGCTATTATAGGTTTTGTTATATTTCGCAGCCGGATACGTGGTGTATATTTTTCTATCCTTACCCAGGCGCTCGCCCTCGTAATTACTATCCTTCTTGTTGGTCAGCAACCCTACACCGGTGGAACGAATGGTATTACTAACTTTTCCACAATTTTAGGTTTTTCTCTGAGTGATACTTCTACTCAGACGACATTGTATTTTATAACGGTAATTTGTCTGGCCTGTGTTTACATCCTGTGTCGTTGGTTGACCGGTTCGAGATTTGGCAGGATATTGATTGCTATTAGAGATGCTGAGGCTCGGGTTAGATTTTGTGGTTACAATACAGTCATGTTTAAAGTCTTCACCTTTGCTCTTTCCGCTGGCTTGGCTGGGTTAGGTGGTGCGCTTTTTGTTCCTCAAGTTGGAATTATATCTCCAGCCATGATAGGTGTAGTACCGTCGATTGAAATGGTAATATGGGTAGCTGTAGGCGGGAGAGGAACTTTGATCGGTGCTATTCTGGGAGCGTTAATAGTCAACGGAGCCAAAAGTTACCTGAGTGAGTCGTTCCCGGATGCATGGTTATATTTACAGGGACTGTTGTTTATTGCCGTTATTTTATTAGTTTCTGGTGGAGTAATGGGGATCTTCAAGAAGTTGAACAAATCTCAGAAGATAACAGGTTCCGCTATAGCTCTCGCTCCATCCATAGGAAAATCTACTCAAATATCTAGGAGATAA